A stretch of DNA from Prochlorococcus marinus str. SB:
TAAAAAGTATTCAGGGTGATTTTTTAGTATCGAATTATTTAAGTCATATCCTAACTGGTTTTTTAGGTTATTTTTTAGGATTTTTTATTTCTTATATACCCTTAGAGAGAATTAGAAAGTATGTGGTTCCATTTTATTTGTGTACTTTAATATCCTTATTACTAATTTATTTTTTTGGGATTTCAGTTTCTGGAGCCCAAAGATGGTTAAACTTGGGCATTTTTTCTTTTCAGCCTTCAGAAGTAGCTAAACTTAGTACTGTATTAACGCTTGCTTTAGTACTCGACAAAAAAATAATCTTAACAATAAGAGATTTAGTATTGCCCTTATTATTAGTAGTTATTCCTTGGTTATTAATTTTCTTTCAACCGGACTTAGGCACCTCTTTAGTTTTACTTGTTTTGACAAGTGTGATGTTCTATTGGTCGCAAATGCCAATAGAGTGGATTTTGATATTAGTGTTTTGTATTATCACATCTATATTTTATCTAACCTTACCAACTATTCTTATTTTCTGGATTCCAGTTATAGGATATCTTGCTTATAGATCTTCAAAAAAGAAAATTATTTTTTCTGCTATCGCTATTTCGTTCCATTTAATAGTGGCAAAATTGACACCAATCTTGTGGCAATATGGTTTAAAAGAATATCAAAAAGATAGATTAGTTTTATTTTTAGATCCAAATAGAGATCCATTAGGTGGCGGATATCATTTGATACAGAGTCAAATTGCAATTGGTTCAGGAGGATTATTTGGGACTGGTTTGCTACAAGGTAAACTGACTAATTTGCAATTTATACCTGAACAACATACTGATTTTATATTTAGTGCTTTAGGGGAAGAATTAGGCTTTGTGGGTTGCACTACAGTTTTATTTTTGTTCTTTTTTTTGATAAAAAAACTTATTAATACTGCATCAATTGCTAGGACTAACTTTGAATCTTTAATTGTTATTGGAATAGCCTCAATATTTATATTTCAAATAATTATTAACTTATTCATGACTATTGGATTAGGGCCAGTTACTGGGATTCCCCTTCCTTTTATGAGCTATGGTCGAACGTCATTGGTGACTAATTTTATATCTATTGGATTCGTTTTATCTATATTGAAACGTTCTAGATCACTAAGAAGTTGATGAAATCACTAATAACTATAAAAAAAATTCAAGAGCTTTTAATGAAGGGAGTTCAAACCATATATGTTGATGATGATACATCCAGAAGAATGTGGTGGGCTTCTTTAGAAGTTATTCAAAAAGATTTTTTATCTCAAAATTATAAACAGGGGGGGATCTGGATCGCCTCTCCTTTGCCAGCTTTTAATGATAAAAAATTTTTAAATCAACTTAATGGATGGCTTTGGTCTCCTGAGGGGTTTTCATATTTTCAAAATGAGAATGCAGGTTTTTTACCAGTCAATAATTCAGAAAAGATAAAAAAAGATTTCGATTTAGTTAGCAATTATAAAGTCTTAAATCTTTGTCAGGAAGATGGCTATGAACCTTTTTTGATGATAATCACCCCAAATTTTCAATGCGTATTATCAATTGTAGGAGAAAAAGATAAAAAAATTCTATTAATGAAGTGTGATGAAGAAAGCCTAAAACTTTCAATTGAATTAATGCATGCAAAATTAAATCAAGAAAATTATGAGGAGGGAGTAAAATTTCGTAATGCAATAAATAATTTAGGAAATCTTAATATTAACCATCAATTTGAAAAATTATTTTGGCCAATATTATCGGCAAAATTAGCAAATAATACGCCAAGTCACAATATACAGAATTTTGTGAAAAATGATGAAAAAAATGTGCAGATAACTGAAGCAAAATTATTACGTGCAATTTCTCATGAAGTAAGAACTCCTTTAGCAACTATAAAAACCCTAATTAGTTCTACTTTAAAAAAATATAGAATGGATGAATCAATAAGAAATCGTTTGATTCAAATAGATAATGAATGTAATGAACAAATTGATAGGTTTGGTTTAATCTTTAATGCAGCAGAATTAGTTAGTAATGAAGTACCATCCTTGAATAACTTGGCGAAAATTAATTTAGCCGAAATTTTTAAAAAGCTTGCTCCTTCATGGAATGATCAATTAAATCGACGTGGGATTTCTTTAAAGATTGATATACCCAGTCAACTTCCGCAAATTTTGAGTGATTCTGAAAAATTGGAATTAATGTTAAGTGGTTTAATTAATAAAAATACTAGAGGATTAAAAGAAGGTAGTACATTAATTTTAGAATTAAGACCAGCTGGTCAAAAACTTAAACTTCAATTAAAAGTACAAAAATTAGAAAGTAATCAAAAAGAAATTCCAAAAAAAGATAACGGTTCTGATATTGGTCCTGTTTTAAATTGGAACCCTCAAACAGGTAGTTTACAACTTAGTCAAAATGCTACTCAAAAGTTGTTGGCCAGCTTGGGAGGGCGTGTCACACAAAGGCGTGATACAGGTTTAACAGTATTTTTTCCGATTTCAGATTCAAAATAAAATGAGAAAAAGGTTTCCATATATTAAATAATGTAGAAAATTTCTTTTAAATTTATAATTTTGCAAAATATGAATGCTAATTTCTTATAAGAAATAACTCAAAATCAAGGATGACTGAAACTTTAGTTGGTCAATTTCCAAAGCATATAGGAAGTACTGGGGGTTTATTAAACTCAGCAGAAACCGAAGAAAAATATGCAATTGTATGGAAAAGTTCCAAGGAACAAGCCTTTGAATTGCCAACCGGTGGAGCTGCTATTATGCATGAAGGTGATAATCTAATGTACTTTGCAAGAAAAGAACAATGCCTTGCATTAGGGACACAATTAAGAGCTTTCAAACCAAGAATTGAAGATTTTAAAATCTACCGAATTTTCCCAGGAGGGGATATTGAATTTTTACACCCAAAAGATGGTGTTTTCTCTGAAAAAGTAAATGAAGGCAGAGAGAAAGTAGGACATAATCCAAGAAGAATAGGTGAGAATCCAAATCCAGCTGGTTTGAAATTTACAACTAAGAATACTTTTGATTAACTTCCATAAAGTTGATATAAAAGAAGAAAATAATTATAATTTGGGTTGACATTACTAATATGATCAGCTCACAAAAAGATAGTTTTTTAAAGGCTTATAAAGAAGGTAAAAATTTTATACCTATCATTCAAACTTGGCCAGCAGACTTAGAGACTCCATTGTCGACTTGGTTAAAATTATCCTCAAAAGATTCCCATGGTGTTTTTCTTGAATCTGTTGAAGGTGGGGAAAGTTTGGGTAGGTGGAGTATTGTTGCTACTAGACCTCTTTGGGAAGCCGTTTGTTATGGAGAAGAAATAGTTAAAACTTGGAATAATGGCAAAACGGAAACTCATAGAGGTGATCCTTTTGATATCTTAAAAAGTTGGACAAAGGAATATAAGTCAACCGTGCTTGATGACTTACCATCAATTGGACAGTTATATGGCTCTTGGGGTTATGAATTAATAAATCGGATAGAACCAAGCGTTCCAATAAATGCAATATCAGACAATAATATCCCTTATGGTTCATGGATGTTTTTTGATCAATTAGTTGTTTTTGATCAAATAAAAAGATGTATTACTGCAGTGGTTTATGCAGATACCACTTCTTCAAAAGAGTCTTCGATTGAAGAGTTGTATCTATACTCAATTTCTAAAATTCAGAAAACTAGAAATTTAATGAGAGTTCCTCTAAAAGAAGATGAGTTTTTAAATTGGAATGAAAATGAGAATCTGAATTTAGATCTAGAAAGTAATTGGAAGAAAAAAGATTTTGAGGGTGCAGTTCTCTCTGCAAAAGAATACATAAAAAAGGGAGATATCTTCCAAATAGTTATAAGTCAAAGATTCCAAACTCAAGTCAATAATGATCCCTTTAATTTATATAGAAGTTTGAGGATGGTTAATCCATCTCCATACATGTCATTTTTTGATTTTGGCTCATGGTACTTAATAGGTTCAAGTCCTGAAGTAATGGTTAAAGCCAAAAAAAATAAAAATAGTCAGATTGTTGCAAGCTTAAGACCAATAGCTGGCACAAGACCAAGAGGTATTGATAATCAACAAGACTTGGAATTAGAAAAGGATTTATTAAAAGATCCAAAAGAGATAGCTGAGCATGTAATGCTTATTGATCTTGGAAGAAATGATCTTGGAAGAGTTTGTGAAATTGGTACCGTAAGGGTTAAGGATTTAATGGTTATTGAGAAATATTCACATGTTATGCATATAGTTAGTGAAGTTGAGGGAATCTTAAAAAACAATGCTGATGTATGGGATTTGCTCAAAGCATCTTTTCCCGCAGGGACAGTGACTGGTGCACCAAAAATAAGAGCTATGCAATTAATTAACCACTTTGAAAAAGATGCTAGAGGACCTTATGCTGGTGTTTACGGATCTATTGATATTAATGGTGCATTAAATACAGCAATTACGATAAGGACTATGATAGTTAAACCCTTAAAAGATGGTAAATATAATGTTTCAGTGCAAGCAGGAGCTGGAATAGTTGCTGATTCTTTTCCTGAAAATGAATATCAAGAGACAATAAATAAAGCGAAGGGGATACTAAAAGCATTAGCCTGTTTGGATAAATAAATGAGTCAAAATAATCTTTATAAGGGTTTTGAGGTGGAACTTTTCACAGGTTCTTTAACTTCTCATATTGGTGTTTCGGCTGAAATTGAGAAAACATTTCCTGATTTTGTAAAAGAGCCAGATAACAGAAACGTTGAATACATAACAACACCAGAAAAAGACTACAACTCTTTATATGAGAAATTATTAATTCCTAGACAAAAGTTGAGACGGTGGCTAAACAAAAAAGAGTTAACAATCATTCCTTCATCCACTCTTTGTTTTAAACACGATATTCAATTTCAAAGATCTGATATTGATAATGCTTATCATCAATTTATACAAGATAATTATGGAACCTCAATTGCAACTTCCAGCGTACATATAAACTTAGGAATAGATGATTTAGAAAAGCTTTTTGCAGCTATTAGACTAACAAGATCTGAGGCTGCTTTATATCTATCTCTAAGTGCTAGTTCACCTTTTTTAAATAATAAAATTACGGAGAATCACTCTCAGAGATGGATACAGTTTCCTAAAACACCAAGTAAAGTGCCTTTTTTTGTAAATCATAATTCCTATATCGATTGGATCGAGGAAAATATAGCCAATAATAATATGCAAAATATTAGGCATTTTTGGTCTTCAATCCGACCAAATGGTCCCCAAAGACCTTTAATTCTTGATCGTCTGGAATTAAGAATTTGTGATTTTGTTTATGATATTAACTTGCTTTTAGGGATAACAGCCATGATAGAACTAAGGATTCAACATCTTTTTGAAAATATTGATAGCTTAGATCCTTTGAATGCCAGTTTTTTTTCTATTGATAAATTATCAGAAATATGTGATCAAAATGAAACTAATGCTGCTAAAAATAGTCTGAATTCAGAATTAATTAACTGGCAAGATGGTAAAAAAGTTATTTGTAGAGAATGGATTCAAAACTTATTATCAGATTTGTCATCCACAGCAGAAAATTTTGGTATGAAACATCTCTTAGATCCTATTTATAAAGTCCTTGAAGAGGGTAATCAATCTATGAAATGGATAAATCAATATGAAAA
This window harbors:
- a CDS encoding photosystem I reaction center subunit II PsaD; its protein translation is MTETLVGQFPKHIGSTGGLLNSAETEEKYAIVWKSSKEQAFELPTGGAAIMHEGDNLMYFARKEQCLALGTQLRAFKPRIEDFKIYRIFPGGDIEFLHPKDGVFSEKVNEGREKVGHNPRRIGENPNPAGLKFTTKNTFD
- the rodA gene encoding rod shape-determining protein RodA codes for the protein MFKRISLLNNRGFLQKKDNFNRGFLLSPLLLIPLFLVIISGFLIKSIQGDFLVSNYLSHILTGFLGYFLGFFISYIPLERIRKYVVPFYLCTLISLLLIYFFGISVSGAQRWLNLGIFSFQPSEVAKLSTVLTLALVLDKKIILTIRDLVLPLLLVVIPWLLIFFQPDLGTSLVLLVLTSVMFYWSQMPIEWILILVFCIITSIFYLTLPTILIFWIPVIGYLAYRSSKKKIIFSAIAISFHLIVAKLTPILWQYGLKEYQKDRLVLFLDPNRDPLGGGYHLIQSQIAIGSGGLFGTGLLQGKLTNLQFIPEQHTDFIFSALGEELGFVGCTTVLFLFFFLIKKLINTASIARTNFESLIVIGIASIFIFQIIINLFMTIGLGPVTGIPLPFMSYGRTSLVTNFISIGFVLSILKRSRSLRS
- the gshA gene encoding glutamate--cysteine ligase, encoding MSQNNLYKGFEVELFTGSLTSHIGVSAEIEKTFPDFVKEPDNRNVEYITTPEKDYNSLYEKLLIPRQKLRRWLNKKELTIIPSSTLCFKHDIQFQRSDIDNAYHQFIQDNYGTSIATSSVHINLGIDDLEKLFAAIRLTRSEAALYLSLSASSPFLNNKITENHSQRWIQFPKTPSKVPFFVNHNSYIDWIEENIANNNMQNIRHFWSSIRPNGPQRPLILDRLELRICDFVYDINLLLGITAMIELRIQHLFENIDSLDPLNASFFSIDKLSEICDQNETNAAKNSLNSELINWQDGKKVICREWIQNLLSDLSSTAENFGMKHLLDPIYKVLEEGNQSMKWINQYEKGFSIEQIMKISIEDMIRSEANNV
- a CDS encoding sensor histidine kinase — encoded protein: MKSLITIKKIQELLMKGVQTIYVDDDTSRRMWWASLEVIQKDFLSQNYKQGGIWIASPLPAFNDKKFLNQLNGWLWSPEGFSYFQNENAGFLPVNNSEKIKKDFDLVSNYKVLNLCQEDGYEPFLMIITPNFQCVLSIVGEKDKKILLMKCDEESLKLSIELMHAKLNQENYEEGVKFRNAINNLGNLNINHQFEKLFWPILSAKLANNTPSHNIQNFVKNDEKNVQITEAKLLRAISHEVRTPLATIKTLISSTLKKYRMDESIRNRLIQIDNECNEQIDRFGLIFNAAELVSNEVPSLNNLAKINLAEIFKKLAPSWNDQLNRRGISLKIDIPSQLPQILSDSEKLELMLSGLINKNTRGLKEGSTLILELRPAGQKLKLQLKVQKLESNQKEIPKKDNGSDIGPVLNWNPQTGSLQLSQNATQKLLASLGGRVTQRRDTGLTVFFPISDSK
- a CDS encoding anthranilate synthase component I family protein; its protein translation is MISSQKDSFLKAYKEGKNFIPIIQTWPADLETPLSTWLKLSSKDSHGVFLESVEGGESLGRWSIVATRPLWEAVCYGEEIVKTWNNGKTETHRGDPFDILKSWTKEYKSTVLDDLPSIGQLYGSWGYELINRIEPSVPINAISDNNIPYGSWMFFDQLVVFDQIKRCITAVVYADTTSSKESSIEELYLYSISKIQKTRNLMRVPLKEDEFLNWNENENLNLDLESNWKKKDFEGAVLSAKEYIKKGDIFQIVISQRFQTQVNNDPFNLYRSLRMVNPSPYMSFFDFGSWYLIGSSPEVMVKAKKNKNSQIVASLRPIAGTRPRGIDNQQDLELEKDLLKDPKEIAEHVMLIDLGRNDLGRVCEIGTVRVKDLMVIEKYSHVMHIVSEVEGILKNNADVWDLLKASFPAGTVTGAPKIRAMQLINHFEKDARGPYAGVYGSIDINGALNTAITIRTMIVKPLKDGKYNVSVQAGAGIVADSFPENEYQETINKAKGILKALACLDK